One window from the genome of Micromonospora aurantiaca ATCC 27029 encodes:
- a CDS encoding LysR family transcriptional regulator: protein METRELRYFVAVAEELHFGRAARRLGIAQPPLSRAIRQLERRLGVTLLERDSRRVALTGAGSVLLREGRAALDAVDAADRRTRRAGEAANGGAGLVLATKAGASSELLPKLLDAYAAEPDAVRVEVLLSGIGEQERLLRDGRADVALLHLPFDSTTGLDTEELVTEQQVVVLPAGHPLAGRAQLRMADVETLPGLPLPRWPLRDGTYPDGPGPEVRDHSQLLQLVALGRTAVLLPESCRSLLWPDMAAVPVPDAPTVTTVIAWPPHSRSRALAGLVRTATRL from the coding sequence ATGGAGACGCGGGAGCTTCGCTACTTCGTCGCGGTCGCCGAGGAACTGCACTTCGGCCGCGCCGCGCGACGCCTCGGCATCGCCCAGCCGCCGCTGTCGCGGGCGATCCGCCAGCTCGAACGGCGCCTCGGCGTGACGCTGCTGGAACGGGACAGCCGCCGCGTCGCGCTCACCGGGGCCGGATCGGTGCTGCTCCGTGAGGGCCGGGCGGCCCTGGACGCGGTGGACGCCGCGGACCGCCGTACCCGCCGCGCCGGTGAGGCCGCGAACGGCGGCGCCGGGCTCGTGCTGGCGACGAAGGCGGGGGCGTCGAGCGAGCTGCTGCCGAAACTGCTCGACGCGTACGCCGCCGAGCCGGACGCGGTCCGGGTGGAGGTGCTGCTGTCCGGCATCGGTGAGCAGGAACGGCTGCTGCGCGACGGTCGGGCCGACGTGGCGCTGCTGCACCTGCCGTTCGACTCGACGACCGGACTGGACACCGAGGAACTGGTGACGGAACAGCAGGTCGTGGTCCTGCCGGCGGGGCATCCGCTGGCCGGGCGGGCGCAGCTGCGGATGGCCGACGTCGAGACGCTGCCCGGCCTGCCGCTGCCGCGCTGGCCGCTGCGCGACGGCACCTACCCGGACGGGCCGGGCCCCGAGGTGCGGGACCACTCCCAGTTGCTCCAGCTGGTCGCGCTCGGGCGTACCGCGGTGCTGCTGCCGGAGTCGTGCCGGTCGCTGCTGTGGCCGGACATGGCCGCCGTGCCGGTGCCGGACGCGCCGACGGTGACCACCGTGATCGCCTGGCCGCCGCACAGCCGGTCCCGGGCGCTGGCCGGACTGGTCCGCACCGCCACCCGCCTGTGA
- a CDS encoding IS5/IS1182 family transposase produces the protein MLSYPAAIPLSTRSLNHLAALIRTRRQQQRSRWRRLDPGRQALLALAHLRNGDTYTRLAAGFDIGVTTAWRYVREAIDLLAATADDLATAMTRIRLLAYAILDGTLIPIDRVANQKPYYSGKHKRHGVNVQVIADAAGRLVWASAALPASTHDLTAARTHGIIDALASTDVMTFADKGYQGAPGSVRTPFKRRRFRPKLSRRQKAVNRAHAKIRARGERAIATLKTWKILVKLRCCPRRATAIVQAILVLHRVEADRHAG, from the coding sequence GTGCTGTCTTACCCTGCCGCGATTCCGTTGTCCACCCGCAGCCTGAACCACCTCGCCGCCCTCATCCGAACCCGCCGCCAGCAGCAACGGTCTCGGTGGCGACGCCTCGACCCCGGCCGGCAAGCCCTGCTCGCCCTGGCCCACCTGCGCAACGGCGACACCTACACCCGCCTGGCCGCCGGATTCGACATCGGCGTCACGACCGCCTGGCGTTATGTCCGCGAGGCCATCGACCTGCTCGCCGCGACCGCCGACGACCTGGCCACGGCCATGACCAGGATCCGTCTGCTCGCCTACGCAATCCTCGACGGCACCCTGATCCCGATCGACCGGGTCGCCAACCAGAAGCCGTACTACTCCGGAAAACACAAGCGTCACGGCGTGAACGTGCAGGTCATCGCCGACGCGGCCGGGCGTCTCGTCTGGGCCTCGGCCGCGCTGCCCGCCTCGACGCACGACCTGACCGCCGCCCGCACCCACGGCATCATCGACGCCCTGGCCAGCACCGACGTGATGACCTTCGCGGACAAGGGCTATCAAGGCGCCCCCGGCAGCGTGCGCACCCCGTTCAAGCGGCGCCGCTTCCGGCCGAAGCTGTCACGCCGGCAGAAGGCCGTCAACCGAGCGCACGCGAAGATCCGCGCCCGCGGCGAACGCGCGATCGCCACCCTCAAGACCTGGAAAATCCTGGTCAAGCTGCGCTGCTGCCCACGCCGAGCGACCGCGATCGTGCAGGCCATCCTCGTCCTGCACCGCGTCGAAGCCGACCGCCACGCAGGATGA
- a CDS encoding sensor histidine kinase gives MGSRSTNLRTKIIALLASLTALWAFAAWVTVRDGFNLLGVQTLNARVFEPSDPLLLELQAERRLSLRYLGESDPSRLQELEAQRARTDETAGALWRSVRDWRTEIPASEELMQRLDELKAELDQLGQVRADVSRKTIDRTTTLIAYDDAVDGIFAVFDALGGLDDDEIAEDTAALIDLNRSRELLSQQDALLTGAIAANRITVGEQTAFARLVGAQWFLADRTARELAPGDRARFERMVEGDAFQQLRTLQDQVLAAKGAEVRPPVTAAAWQAAAEKAMADLREVILAGGEDIVSRATPVAVGVIVRLVLAAGLGLIAVIASVVVSITTARALVRQLERLREAAFKLAHERLPSVVERLGRGEEVDVAREAPPLQFGDDEIGQVGKAFNVVQETAVRTAVEQAELRRSVRDVFLSLARRTQALVHRQLTLLDAMERREHDAEELEDLFRVDHLATRMRRNAENLIVLSGSTPGRAWRRNVPMVDVVRGAVAEVEDYTRVTVFPLGEVSLTGRAVGDVIHLLAELIENGLSFSPPQTTVEVRGQLVVNGFAIEIEDRGLGMSADELAAANARIVDRSELNLADAARLGLFVVSRLTERHGVKVQLKESAYGGTTAVVLIPRELITAEGADGADEADGLPAPGTALPAAPAPAPARSTPAGDGDGPAIPSGPDGGAEPDQPAEPAPQAPEPVTQAPRLTPSGLPARTRKRQPAVAGPTTELAVVERRPAATTDAAEASPAEPETEAETAPVTDAGLPVRVRQASLVPELRHDQTGADDDAADDDTARAPEQVRRMMSSYQSGTRRGRTDAARLLGGAQGAGGGPADADEQVT, from the coding sequence ATGGGTTCCCGCAGTACGAATCTCCGTACGAAGATCATCGCGCTGCTGGCGTCGCTGACCGCGCTCTGGGCGTTCGCCGCATGGGTGACCGTACGGGACGGATTCAACCTGCTCGGCGTGCAGACGCTCAACGCGCGCGTCTTCGAACCGAGCGACCCGCTGCTTCTGGAGCTGCAGGCCGAGCGGCGGCTGTCGCTGCGCTACCTCGGCGAGTCCGACCCGAGCCGGTTGCAGGAGCTGGAGGCCCAGCGCGCGCGTACCGACGAGACCGCCGGCGCGCTGTGGCGCTCGGTGCGGGACTGGCGCACCGAGATCCCGGCCAGCGAGGAGCTGATGCAGCGGCTCGACGAGCTGAAGGCCGAGCTGGACCAGCTCGGCCAGGTACGCGCCGACGTCAGCCGCAAGACCATCGACCGGACCACCACGCTGATCGCGTACGACGACGCGGTCGACGGGATCTTCGCGGTCTTCGACGCCCTCGGCGGCCTCGACGACGACGAGATCGCCGAGGACACCGCCGCGCTCATCGACCTCAACCGGTCCCGGGAGCTGCTGTCCCAACAGGACGCGCTGCTCACCGGCGCGATCGCGGCCAACCGGATCACCGTCGGCGAGCAGACCGCGTTCGCCCGCCTGGTCGGCGCGCAGTGGTTCCTCGCCGACCGCACCGCCCGCGAACTCGCCCCCGGCGACCGTGCCCGCTTCGAGCGGATGGTCGAGGGCGACGCGTTCCAGCAGCTCCGCACGCTCCAGGACCAGGTGCTCGCGGCCAAGGGCGCCGAGGTGCGCCCGCCGGTGACCGCCGCGGCCTGGCAGGCCGCCGCCGAGAAGGCGATGGCCGACCTGCGCGAGGTGATCCTCGCCGGCGGTGAGGACATCGTCTCCCGGGCCACGCCGGTCGCGGTGGGCGTCATCGTGCGGCTGGTGCTCGCCGCCGGTCTCGGCCTGATCGCCGTCATCGCCTCCGTGGTCGTGTCGATCACCACGGCGCGGGCGCTCGTCCGCCAGCTCGAACGGCTCCGCGAGGCCGCCTTCAAGCTGGCGCACGAACGGCTGCCGAGCGTCGTGGAGCGCCTGGGCCGCGGCGAGGAGGTGGACGTCGCCCGCGAGGCGCCACCCCTGCAGTTCGGCGACGACGAGATCGGCCAGGTGGGCAAGGCGTTCAACGTCGTGCAGGAGACCGCCGTCCGGACCGCCGTCGAGCAGGCCGAACTGCGCCGCAGCGTCCGCGACGTGTTCCTCAGCCTGGCCCGGCGTACCCAGGCGCTCGTGCACCGGCAGCTGACGCTGCTGGACGCGATGGAACGCCGGGAACACGACGCCGAGGAGCTGGAGGATCTGTTCCGGGTCGACCACCTGGCCACCCGGATGCGGCGCAACGCGGAGAACCTGATCGTGCTCTCCGGCTCGACGCCGGGCCGGGCCTGGCGGCGCAACGTCCCCATGGTCGACGTGGTCCGCGGCGCGGTCGCCGAGGTCGAGGACTACACCCGGGTCACCGTGTTCCCGCTCGGCGAGGTGTCGCTCACCGGCCGTGCCGTCGGTGACGTGATCCACCTGCTGGCCGAGCTGATCGAGAACGGACTCTCCTTCTCGCCGCCGCAGACCACTGTGGAGGTCCGCGGTCAGCTCGTGGTCAACGGCTTCGCCATCGAGATCGAGGACCGCGGCCTCGGCATGAGCGCCGACGAGCTGGCCGCCGCCAACGCGCGCATCGTCGACCGGTCCGAGCTGAACCTCGCCGACGCCGCCCGGCTCGGCCTGTTCGTGGTCAGCCGGCTCACCGAGCGGCACGGCGTCAAGGTGCAGCTCAAGGAGTCCGCGTACGGCGGCACCACCGCAGTGGTGCTGATCCCGCGTGAACTGATCACCGCCGAGGGCGCCGACGGCGCCGACGAGGCCGACGGCCTGCCCGCACCCGGGACGGCCCTGCCCGCGGCGCCCGCGCCGGCTCCGGCACGGAGCACGCCGGCCGGCGACGGCGACGGGCCGGCGATCCCGTCCGGCCCGGACGGCGGCGCCGAACCGGACCAGCCGGCCGAGCCCGCCCCGCAGGCGCCGGAGCCGGTGACCCAGGCACCTCGGCTGACCCCCTCCGGGCTGCCCGCCCGTACCCGCAAGCGGCAGCCCGCGGTGGCGGGGCCCACCACGGAGCTCGCGGTGGTGGAGCGTCGGCCCGCCGCCACGACGGACGCGGCAGAGGCATCACCGGCGGAGCCGGAGACCGAGGCGGAGACGGCGCCGGTCACCGACGCGGGACTGCCGGTCCGGGTACGCCAGGCCAGCCTCGTGCCGGAGCTGCGGCACGACCAGACCGGGGCGGACGACGACGCCGCCGACGACGACACGGCGCGTGCACCGGAGCAGGTGCGCCGGATGATGAGCTCCTACCAGAGCGGCACCCGACGCGGCCGTACCGATGCCGCGCGCCTGCTCGGCGGAGCGCAGGGGGCCGGCGGTGGGCCGGCCGACGCGGACGAGCAGGTTACCTGA
- a CDS encoding SRPBCC family protein — MATDTRHLSVHIDRPVAEVYAFAADPANLTRWAPGLGGSVVSVDGHWFVDTPEGRARLTFAPANEYGVLDHEVRTPSGETVYVPLRAIADGDATEVVFSLRRMPGMSDADFDRDTALVEADLARLKAVLESAAG, encoded by the coding sequence ATGGCCACTGACACCCGGCACCTCAGCGTCCACATCGATCGTCCGGTGGCGGAGGTCTACGCCTTCGCCGCCGACCCGGCGAACCTGACCCGCTGGGCGCCGGGCCTCGGCGGTTCGGTCGTGTCCGTCGACGGCCACTGGTTCGTGGACACACCCGAAGGGCGGGCGCGGCTCACGTTCGCCCCTGCCAACGAGTACGGCGTGCTCGACCACGAGGTGCGGACGCCGTCGGGCGAGACGGTGTACGTGCCGTTGCGCGCCATCGCCGACGGCGACGCCACCGAGGTGGTGTTCAGCCTGCGGCGGATGCCAGGCATGAGCGACGCGGACTTCGACCGGGACACCGCGCTCGTGGAGGCGGACCTGGCCCGGCTCAAGGCCGTACTGGAGAGCGCCGCCGGCTGA
- a CDS encoding GTP-binding protein, with the protein MDYGRSERPAGAAPLPTAIKILIAGGFGVGKTTMVGAVSETRPLRTEEVLTETGIGIDDLSGIEEKSTTTVAMDFGRITISDDLVLYLFGTPGQDRFWFVWDELALGALGAVVLADTRRLADCFPSIDYFEGRGTPFVVAVNCFEGAKTFRLDEVQAALDLDPGVPVVLCDARKRESAKEVLITLLEHAMKLREARRRAAED; encoded by the coding sequence ATGGACTACGGGCGCTCTGAGCGGCCGGCGGGCGCCGCGCCGCTGCCCACCGCGATCAAGATCCTGATCGCGGGCGGGTTCGGCGTCGGCAAGACCACAATGGTCGGCGCGGTCAGTGAGACCCGCCCGCTGCGGACCGAGGAGGTGCTGACCGAGACCGGGATCGGCATCGACGACCTGTCCGGCATCGAGGAGAAGTCGACCACCACCGTGGCGATGGACTTCGGCCGCATCACCATCAGCGACGACCTGGTGCTCTACCTGTTCGGCACGCCCGGGCAGGACCGGTTCTGGTTCGTCTGGGACGAGCTGGCGCTCGGCGCGCTCGGCGCGGTGGTGCTCGCCGACACCCGCCGGCTGGCCGACTGCTTCCCGTCGATCGACTACTTCGAGGGGCGCGGTACGCCGTTCGTGGTGGCGGTGAACTGCTTCGAGGGCGCCAAGACGTTCCGTCTGGACGAGGTGCAGGCCGCGCTCGACCTGGACCCGGGTGTGCCGGTGGTGCTGTGCGACGCGCGCAAGCGGGAGTCGGCCAAGGAGGTGCTGATCACGCTGCTGGAGCACGCCATGAAGCTGCGGGAGGCGCGCCGCCGCGCCGCCGAGGACTGA
- a CDS encoding prenyltransferase/squalene oxidase repeat-containing protein encodes MTLTAGSVPATRSGTTHDLITALGGEPEGQTSPSVYETGRLVALAPWLDGHDRRVAWLLDRQRPDGGWGGAGGYALVPTLSAIEALLTVLHRDGPAAAPAAAAHRGLAYLTGALRAGAPPDLPATDLIVPALLTAVDRHLDGPAGPPPGLAEWAGRPRLPLPAGLDAARLTRVRGLLATGRPVPEKLAHALEVAGELAYRAPGVRPSASGAVGASPAATAAWLGGPEPGPALDYLNAVARPGPVPCASPITVFERAWVLGILVRAGVPVGAPDPVLTELRAAVGPAGAATAPGLPADADTTAVTLYALARLGRAPGVAPLAGFDTGRHFCTWPGEDGASLTTNAHVLDALGEQPSAPGVTGARRRVTEWLLGRQEPDGRWEDRWHASPYYATYAVLLALADHAPDGAARAAVERGVAWLLDTQRPDGSWGRWDGTAEETAYAVLALADAGRSGDSRITSALARGRRRLSELDGCDGEPALWHDKDLYRPTRIVRAAVLAASGRAGATRTGAAPTMIRIA; translated from the coding sequence GTGACGCTCACCGCCGGATCGGTGCCCGCCACCCGGTCCGGGACCACGCACGACCTGATCACGGCGCTCGGCGGTGAACCGGAGGGGCAGACGTCGCCGTCGGTCTACGAGACCGGACGGCTGGTCGCGCTCGCGCCCTGGCTCGACGGCCACGACCGGCGCGTGGCCTGGCTGCTGGACCGGCAGCGTCCGGACGGCGGCTGGGGCGGTGCCGGCGGGTACGCGCTGGTGCCGACGCTGAGCGCGATCGAGGCGCTGCTGACCGTGCTGCACCGCGACGGCCCGGCCGCCGCGCCCGCCGCCGCCGCGCACCGAGGGCTGGCGTACCTGACCGGCGCGCTGCGCGCCGGCGCCCCGCCGGACCTGCCGGCCACCGACCTGATCGTGCCGGCGCTGCTGACCGCTGTGGACCGGCATCTCGACGGGCCGGCCGGTCCGCCACCCGGGCTGGCCGAGTGGGCCGGCCGGCCCCGTCTGCCGCTGCCGGCCGGTCTCGACGCGGCCCGGCTGACCCGGGTACGCGGACTGCTCGCCACCGGGAGGCCGGTACCGGAGAAGCTGGCGCACGCGCTGGAGGTGGCGGGCGAGCTGGCGTACCGCGCGCCCGGGGTGCGTCCCTCGGCCAGCGGCGCGGTCGGCGCCTCACCCGCCGCGACCGCCGCCTGGCTGGGCGGTCCGGAGCCCGGGCCGGCACTGGACTACCTGAACGCTGTCGCCCGGCCCGGTCCGGTGCCCTGCGCGAGCCCGATCACCGTCTTCGAACGGGCCTGGGTGCTCGGCATCCTGGTCCGGGCCGGCGTGCCGGTCGGCGCGCCCGACCCGGTGCTGACCGAGCTGCGCGCCGCTGTCGGACCGGCCGGTGCGGCCACCGCGCCCGGCCTGCCCGCCGACGCCGACACCACGGCGGTCACGCTCTACGCGCTGGCCCGGCTGGGCCGCGCGCCCGGCGTCGCGCCGCTGGCCGGGTTCGACACCGGACGGCACTTCTGCACCTGGCCGGGGGAGGACGGGGCGTCGCTGACCACGAACGCGCACGTGCTCGACGCGCTCGGCGAGCAACCGAGCGCGCCCGGCGTCACCGGCGCCCGGCGCCGGGTCACCGAGTGGCTGCTGGGCCGGCAGGAGCCGGACGGGCGGTGGGAGGACCGCTGGCACGCCTCGCCGTACTACGCCACCTACGCGGTGCTGCTGGCGCTCGCCGACCACGCGCCGGACGGCGCGGCGCGCGCCGCGGTCGAGCGGGGGGTGGCCTGGCTGCTGGACACGCAGCGCCCGGACGGCTCCTGGGGACGGTGGGACGGCACCGCCGAGGAGACCGCGTACGCGGTGCTCGCCCTGGCCGACGCGGGCCGGTCCGGCGACTCCCGGATCACGTCGGCGCTGGCGCGGGGGCGTCGCCGACTGTCCGAGCTGGACGGATGCGACGGTGAACCGGCACTATGGCACGACAAGGACCTCTACCGCCCGACGCGGATCGTGCGCGCCGCGGTGCTGGCGGCCTCCGGCCGTGCCGGGGCGACCCGGACCGGGGCCGCACCTACCATGATCAGGATCGCTTGA
- a CDS encoding SDR family NAD(P)-dependent oxidoreductase: MSERTIALVTGANKGIGYEIAAGLGALGWRVGVGARDGQRLAEAVAKLRAGGVDAFAVPLDVTDDASVAAAARLLETEAGGLDVLVNNAGVTGGVPQHPGDVDVATIRAAVEVNVIGVVRVTEAMLPLLRRSASPRIVNMSSGVGSLTRQSASTGEDQTGPLSVAYAPSKSMLNAVTIQYARALAGTNILVNAGCPGFTATDLNGFRGVRTPQQGAAVAIRLATLPDDGPTGGYVEDAGTIPW; encoded by the coding sequence ATGAGTGAACGGACGATCGCGCTGGTGACCGGCGCGAACAAGGGAATCGGGTACGAGATCGCGGCCGGCCTGGGCGCGCTCGGCTGGCGGGTGGGCGTCGGCGCCCGGGACGGGCAGCGGCTCGCCGAGGCGGTGGCGAAGCTGCGCGCGGGCGGCGTGGACGCGTTCGCCGTACCGCTGGACGTGACCGACGACGCGAGCGTGGCCGCCGCCGCCCGGCTGCTGGAGACGGAGGCCGGTGGCCTGGACGTGCTCGTCAACAACGCGGGCGTGACAGGTGGCGTGCCCCAGCACCCGGGTGACGTGGACGTCGCGACCATCAGGGCCGCCGTCGAGGTGAACGTGATCGGGGTGGTCCGGGTGACCGAGGCGATGCTGCCGTTGCTGCGCCGCTCGGCCTCGCCGCGGATCGTCAACATGTCCAGCGGCGTCGGCTCGCTGACCAGGCAGAGCGCATCCACAGGCGAGGACCAGACCGGTCCGCTGTCGGTCGCGTACGCGCCGTCCAAGAGCATGCTCAACGCGGTGACGATCCAGTACGCGCGGGCGCTCGCCGGGACGAACATCCTGGTCAACGCCGGCTGCCCCGGCTTCACCGCGACCGACCTGAACGGCTTCCGGGGCGTGCGGACCCCACAGCAGGGCGCGGCGGTCGCGATCCGGCTGGCGACGCTCCCCGACGACGGGCCGACCGGCGGCTACGTCGAGGACGCGGGCACGATCCCGTGGTGA
- a CDS encoding GNAT family N-acetyltransferase, translating into MTEVTVRAMNPDEFDRWQDELAAGYAREHVTAGNWTPEEALGRAREATVGFLPQGIATPGMLFLVGELADGSPVGRLWIGLTHPRGLADCAFLYDIEVAAGHRGRGLGRALLAAGERAAREHGAQALELNVFGANETARKLYETSGYRVVTQQMRKDLS; encoded by the coding sequence ATGACCGAGGTGACGGTCCGGGCGATGAACCCGGACGAGTTCGACAGATGGCAGGACGAGCTGGCCGCCGGGTACGCGCGGGAGCACGTCACGGCCGGCAACTGGACGCCCGAGGAGGCGCTCGGCCGGGCCCGGGAGGCCACCGTCGGCTTCCTGCCGCAGGGCATTGCCACGCCCGGCATGCTGTTCCTGGTCGGCGAGCTGGCCGACGGCTCACCCGTCGGCCGGCTGTGGATCGGCCTGACCCACCCGCGCGGTCTCGCCGACTGCGCGTTCCTCTACGACATCGAGGTGGCCGCCGGGCACCGGGGCCGGGGCCTCGGGCGGGCGCTGCTGGCGGCCGGGGAGCGGGCGGCCCGGGAGCACGGCGCCCAGGCGCTGGAGCTGAACGTCTTCGGCGCCAACGAGACGGCCCGCAAGCTGTACGAGACGTCCGGCTACCGGGTGGTCACCCAGCAGATGCGCAAGGATCTGTCCTAA
- a CDS encoding YfbM family protein: MVFTARRLSGAELATVLADPDTVGALFQGGPDELDLDKAWHGLHYLLTGTTYEIRGDAGPAIVGGDPIGPDLGMGPARLLMPDAVRTVAAGLDAVDDATLRARFDPEAMSEAEIYPHIWDDGDDEFDGYLLPYFTALRDFYRDAAASGDAVLLAVT, encoded by the coding sequence ATGGTGTTCACCGCACGCCGGCTGTCCGGCGCGGAACTGGCGACGGTGCTGGCCGATCCGGACACGGTCGGCGCGCTGTTCCAGGGCGGTCCGGACGAACTCGACCTCGACAAGGCGTGGCACGGGCTGCACTACCTGCTGACCGGCACCACGTACGAGATCCGGGGCGACGCCGGGCCGGCGATCGTCGGCGGCGACCCGATCGGGCCGGATCTCGGCATGGGCCCGGCCCGGCTGCTCATGCCGGATGCGGTCCGCACCGTGGCCGCCGGGCTCGACGCGGTGGACGACGCGACGCTGCGGGCCCGCTTCGACCCGGAGGCCATGTCGGAGGCCGAGATCTACCCGCACATCTGGGACGACGGCGACGACGAGTTCGACGGCTACCTGCTGCCCTACTTCACCGCGCTGCGCGACTTCTACCGCGACGCGGCGGCGAGCGGCGACGCCGTGCTGCTCGCCGTCACCTGA
- a CDS encoding DUF742 domain-containing protein: MTGRGDSAEQEWVDDHAGPVVRPYAVTGGRARPVTGTFDLISLVTSTRTDVGSESGLGPEHVAIVGLCQRILSVAEIAAHLDLPVGTVRVLLGDLAARSLVQVREPRATTAGLPDEHVFEAVINGLRAL, from the coding sequence ATGACCGGCCGGGGGGACTCCGCGGAGCAGGAGTGGGTGGACGACCACGCCGGCCCGGTGGTGCGCCCGTACGCGGTGACCGGAGGCCGGGCCCGCCCGGTCACCGGCACGTTCGACCTGATCTCGCTGGTCACCTCGACCCGCACCGATGTCGGGTCGGAGTCCGGGCTGGGCCCGGAGCACGTGGCGATCGTCGGCCTCTGCCAGCGGATCCTCTCCGTGGCCGAGATCGCCGCCCATCTCGACCTGCCGGTGGGCACGGTCCGGGTCCTCCTCGGAGACCTGGCCGCCCGCAGCCTGGTACAGGTACGCGAGCCGCGCGCGACCACCGCCGGCCTTCCCGACGAGCACGTTTTCGAGGCGGTTATCAATGGACTACGGGCGCTCTGA
- a CDS encoding roadblock/LC7 domain-containing protein produces the protein MAQKTASSADLTWLLDDLVGRVKQAEHAVALSTDGLLMASSRGLSRDDGEHLAAMAAGIQSLARGAGKRFGGGHVQQTIIEMQSSFLFVTAAGRNACLAVLASEDADVGLIAYEMAMLVTRVGRFVASPTREQPLGENAAR, from the coding sequence GTGGCGCAGAAGACGGCTTCGAGCGCGGATCTGACGTGGCTGCTGGATGACCTGGTCGGCCGGGTCAAGCAGGCGGAGCACGCCGTGGCGCTCTCCACCGACGGACTGTTGATGGCCTCGTCCCGCGGATTGAGCCGGGACGACGGCGAGCACCTGGCCGCGATGGCGGCGGGCATCCAGAGCCTGGCCCGCGGCGCGGGCAAGCGGTTCGGTGGCGGGCACGTACAGCAGACCATCATCGAGATGCAGTCCTCCTTCCTGTTCGTCACCGCGGCCGGGCGCAACGCCTGCCTGGCGGTGCTGGCCTCGGAGGACGCGGACGTCGGCCTGATCGCGTACGAGATGGCCATGCTCGTCACCCGGGTCGGCCGGTTCGTCGCGTCACCGACCCGGGAACAGCCCCTCGGCGAGAACGCGGCACGATGA
- a CDS encoding trypsin-like serine peptidase: MKTTIRLLALPALILPAILAGTPALAGTGTAAGTAAPAAVTSIERKAGSSSQARAYWTAERMAAATPADEVEKAAGPVTQSPTAERVRRFAEAVAPKDGSGFGTQLNESITVGKIFYTSSTDGLGHYCSASVVNSPARNMVFTAAHCVHDGPGRDWHTANWMFVPSYRNGAQPYGTWDWSTLAVPSGWISTRERQYDVAVALVYGSRSIVDAVGANGLLTGGGRAYHYDIFGYPSNKDSGEIQWVCSGTSRDAGSNRIEMNCGFGGGSSGGPWYYSYDNTTRRGDVHGVMSYSSGSNTNGSPYFSAAVVGTLYNTYANDTW, from the coding sequence ATGAAGACGACGATCAGACTTCTGGCCCTGCCGGCCCTGATCCTGCCGGCGATCCTCGCCGGCACTCCGGCACTGGCCGGCACCGGCACCGCCGCAGGCACGGCCGCTCCGGCTGCTGTCACGTCGATCGAGCGCAAGGCGGGGTCGTCCTCGCAGGCCAGGGCCTACTGGACGGCCGAGCGCATGGCGGCGGCCACTCCCGCCGACGAGGTGGAGAAGGCCGCCGGCCCGGTCACCCAGAGCCCCACCGCGGAGCGGGTGCGGCGCTTCGCGGAGGCGGTGGCACCGAAGGACGGCAGCGGCTTCGGCACCCAACTGAACGAGTCGATCACGGTGGGGAAGATCTTCTACACCAGTTCCACCGACGGTCTCGGCCACTACTGCTCGGCGAGCGTGGTGAACAGTCCGGCGCGCAACATGGTCTTCACCGCCGCGCACTGCGTGCACGACGGGCCGGGCCGGGACTGGCACACCGCGAACTGGATGTTCGTGCCGTCGTACCGCAACGGCGCGCAGCCGTACGGCACCTGGGACTGGTCCACGCTCGCGGTGCCGAGCGGCTGGATCAGCACCCGTGAGCGGCAGTACGACGTGGCCGTCGCGCTCGTCTACGGCAGCCGGTCGATCGTGGACGCGGTCGGCGCCAACGGGCTGCTCACCGGCGGTGGCCGGGCGTACCACTACGACATCTTCGGCTACCCGAGCAACAAGGACAGCGGCGAGATCCAGTGGGTCTGCTCGGGCACGTCGAGGGACGCGGGCAGCAACCGGATCGAGATGAACTGCGGCTTCGGGGGCGGTTCGAGCGGCGGCCCGTGGTACTACAGCTACGACAACACCACCAGACGTGGTGACGTGCACGGGGTGATGAGCTACTCGAGCGGCTCGAACACGAACGGCTCGCCGTACTTCTCCGCCGCGGTGGTGGGGACGCTCTACAACACGTACGCGAACGACACCTGGTGA